In the Sulfitobacter pacificus genome, one interval contains:
- the pheS gene encoding phenylalanine--tRNA ligase subunit alpha, translating to MDDLKQKYLKLIADAADESALEDIRLAAVGKKGEVALKMRELGKMTPEERQTAGPALNALKDEINSALAAKKAALGDAALDERLRSEWLDVTLPVRAQRQGSIHPVSQVTEELTAIFAEMGFSVAEGPRIDTDWYNFDALNIPGHHPARAEMDTFYMARAEGDNRPPHVLRTHTSPVQIRTMEAEGAPLRIICPGGVYRADYDQTHTPMFHQVEGLAIDKDISMANLKWTLEEFFSAFFEIDGIKTRFRASHFPFTEPSAEVDIQCSWVDGQLRIGEGDGWMEVLGSGMVHPKVLQAGGIDPDVWQGFAFGMGIDRIAMLKYGIPDLRAFFDSDLRWLRHYGFASLDQPNLHGGLSR from the coding sequence ATGGACGATCTCAAGCAAAAATACCTGAAGCTGATTGCGGATGCCGCAGATGAATCAGCGCTGGAAGACATCCGGCTGGCCGCAGTTGGCAAAAAGGGCGAGGTCGCGTTGAAAATGCGCGAGCTGGGCAAGATGACACCGGAAGAACGCCAGACCGCTGGCCCTGCGCTGAACGCGCTGAAGGACGAGATCAATTCGGCGCTGGCCGCAAAAAAGGCCGCCCTTGGTGATGCCGCCCTTGACGAACGGCTGCGCTCCGAATGGCTCGACGTGACCTTGCCCGTGCGCGCACAGCGGCAGGGGTCGATCCATCCCGTATCTCAGGTCACCGAAGAACTGACCGCGATTTTCGCCGAAATGGGGTTTTCCGTTGCCGAAGGGCCGCGCATCGACACCGACTGGTATAACTTTGACGCGCTGAACATCCCCGGCCACCACCCTGCACGCGCAGAGATGGATACGTTTTACATGGCCCGCGCCGAGGGCGACAACCGCCCGCCGCATGTTTTGCGCACCCATACGTCGCCGGTACAAATCCGCACAATGGAGGCCGAGGGTGCCCCGCTGCGCATCATCTGCCCCGGTGGTGTCTACCGCGCCGATTACGACCAGACCCATACGCCGATGTTCCATCAGGTCGAGGGGCTGGCGATCGACAAGGACATCTCGATGGCGAACCTTAAATGGACGCTTGAGGAATTCTTTTCCGCGTTCTTTGAAATTGACGGCATCAAAACCCGTTTCCGCGCTTCGCACTTCCCGTTCACGGAACCCTCTGCCGAGGTTGATATCCAGTGTTCATGGGTCGACGGCCAGTTGCGCATTGGCGAGGGCGACGGCTGGATGGAAGTGCTGGGTTCCGGCATGGTGCATCCGAAAGTGTTGCAGGCGGGCGGGATTGATCCTGACGTCTGGCAGGGTTTTGCCTTCGGCATGGGGATCGACCGGATTGCGATGCTAAAATACGGGATACCCGATTTGCGGGCGTTCTTTGATAGCGATCTGCGCTGGTTGCGGCATTACGGGTTTGCGAGCTTGGATCAGCCGAATTTGCATGGTGGTTTGTCACGGTAG
- a CDS encoding OmpA family protein, translating to MRFFTPAKPASRHGRPGTIRAIAGGVAVVLLGVATLTSLRTAADEDRPERAQAQTPAPAKPDLALLAMTRLAAPPAPGSFSIGDLPEPAAPVLASSGEDCVKTLDQVLSDTIVRFEEDSAALTAAHIDLMTEVGDLIMGCDAAYVVVGGHADGSGDDAINLALSWERADRTLNHLLLLGVDPFAVEAVGYGARAPLSQGSDEEDGSDRRVDFKVMRKP from the coding sequence GTGCGTTTTTTCACCCCTGCCAAACCTGCATCACGTCATGGCCGTCCGGGTACAATCCGGGCGATTGCAGGCGGCGTGGCAGTTGTATTGCTGGGGGTCGCGACCCTGACTTCACTGCGCACAGCGGCTGATGAGGATCGCCCCGAAAGGGCGCAGGCCCAAACACCGGCACCCGCCAAACCCGATCTGGCGCTTCTTGCCATGACGCGGCTGGCAGCCCCGCCTGCGCCGGGTTCGTTTTCGATTGGCGATCTGCCAGAACCTGCGGCACCTGTTCTGGCCTCTTCCGGTGAAGACTGTGTGAAAACATTGGATCAGGTATTGTCCGACACCATTGTCCGTTTTGAAGAAGACAGTGCAGCGCTTACCGCCGCACATATCGACCTGATGACAGAGGTCGGGGATCTGATCATGGGCTGTGACGCGGCTTATGTCGTGGTTGGCGGACATGCGGACGGCAGCGGCGATGATGCGATCAACCTTGCGCTAAGCTGGGAACGGGCTGATCGCACGCTGAATCATCTCTTGTTGCTGGGCGTCGATCCTTTTGCTGTCGAAGCTGTGGGATACGGTGCCCGTGCGCCCCTGTCGCAAGGGTCTGACGAGGAAGACGGCAGTGACCGTCGGGTCGATTTCAAAGTGATGCGAAAGCCGTAA
- a CDS encoding glutathione S-transferase family protein has protein sequence MSDLSNFPITKKWPAQDSSVLQLYSFPTPNGVKVSIALEEMGIPYEAHKVTLSDADVKSPEFLSLNPNNKIPAIIDPNGPDGAPVGLFESGAILIYLAEKSGRFIGTTAAEKAKTVQWVMFQMGGLGPMLGQLGFFYKFAGSEWEDKRPQERYIAEAKRLLSVLEGQMDGKDWITGEYSIADMAIAPWLRALDFYGTKELLGWDDHKNLVAYLDRFTARPAVQTGLVTPPRD, from the coding sequence ATGTCCGACCTTTCAAATTTTCCGATTACCAAAAAATGGCCTGCACAGGATTCTTCGGTCCTTCAGCTCTATTCTTTTCCAACACCAAACGGGGTTAAAGTCTCTATCGCGCTGGAAGAAATGGGCATCCCCTACGAGGCGCATAAGGTGACCCTGTCGGATGCCGATGTAAAAAGCCCCGAATTCCTGTCCCTGAACCCCAACAATAAAATCCCCGCTATCATTGACCCCAACGGGCCGGACGGCGCACCCGTCGGCTTGTTTGAATCTGGTGCGATCCTGATTTACCTCGCGGAAAAATCCGGTCGTTTCATCGGCACCACTGCAGCCGAGAAAGCCAAGACCGTGCAATGGGTGATGTTCCAGATGGGGGGGCTTGGTCCAATGCTGGGCCAGCTTGGGTTTTTCTACAAATTCGCCGGTTCAGAATGGGAAGATAAACGCCCACAAGAGCGCTATATCGCTGAAGCCAAGCGCCTGCTTTCTGTTCTGGAAGGGCAAATGGACGGCAAGGACTGGATCACCGGTGAATATTCCATCGCCGATATGGCGATTGCGCCCTGGCTGCGGGCACTGGATTTCTATGGCACAAAAGAGCTGTTGGGCTGGGATGATCACAAGAACCTTGTGGCCTATCTTGACCGCTTTACCGCACGCCCAGCGGTGCAGACAGGGTTGGTAACGCCACCACGCGATTGA
- the mscL gene encoding large conductance mechanosensitive channel protein MscL, with product MIQEFKDFIAKGNVMDMAVGIIIGAAFTAIVTSLVGDLINPIIGLVSGGVDFTNNYAVLGGEVPAGASLEAAREAGASVFAYGSFIMAVINFLIIAFVVFMLVKMVNRVKAEAESPEEVAPEVDTGPSELDVLLEIRDSLAKGK from the coding sequence ATGATTCAAGAATTCAAAGATTTCATCGCCAAAGGCAATGTCATGGACATGGCTGTTGGTATCATCATCGGTGCTGCGTTCACGGCGATTGTGACCTCTCTGGTGGGGGATCTGATCAATCCGATTATTGGTCTGGTTTCCGGTGGCGTTGATTTCACCAATAACTACGCCGTTCTGGGCGGTGAAGTGCCTGCCGGTGCGTCATTGGAGGCGGCCCGCGAAGCTGGTGCGTCTGTCTTTGCCTATGGCTCGTTTATTATGGCCGTCATTAACTTTCTGATCATCGCCTTTGTGGTGTTCATGCTGGTCAAGATGGTGAACCGCGTCAAAGCGGAGGCGGAAAGCCCCGAAGAGGTGGCTCCAGAAGTCGATACCGGCCCGTCCGAATTGGATGTTCTGCTGGAAATCCGCGACTCTCTTGCCAAAGGCAAGTAA
- a CDS encoding DUF2087 domain-containing protein translates to MSKEAIPLLVADITPFARALSLQLKEADALPSHLGLLNMLARAAGFRNYQHMRASGSAKARLEDSALPADFKRVEKTLQQFDAVGRLIRWPSKRYVQELCLWALWSQLPRGEVMQERDVNGLLNKAHLFEDAAILRRSLIGQKLVSRNADGTDYRRIEQSPSADAIAVIRAVSARRP, encoded by the coding sequence ATGTCAAAAGAAGCCATTCCGCTGTTGGTGGCGGATATCACCCCCTTTGCGCGCGCCCTCTCGCTTCAGTTGAAAGAAGCTGACGCGCTGCCCTCCCATCTGGGATTGCTCAACATGCTGGCGCGGGCTGCGGGGTTTCGCAACTATCAACATATGCGGGCCTCAGGGTCGGCCAAGGCACGGCTGGAAGATTCCGCGCTACCGGCGGATTTCAAACGGGTCGAGAAGACGCTGCAACAGTTTGACGCTGTGGGGCGGCTGATCCGCTGGCCGTCGAAACGGTATGTGCAGGAGCTTTGCCTTTGGGCGCTGTGGTCACAATTGCCGCGCGGTGAAGTGATGCAGGAACGCGATGTAAACGGGCTGTTGAACAAGGCACATCTGTTTGAAGATGCAGCGATCCTGCGGCGCAGCCTGATCGGGCAGAAGCTGGTGTCGCGCAATGCTGATGGGACGGATTATCGGCGTATCGAACAAAGCCCGTCAGCCGATGCTATCGCGGTGATCCGTGCGGTTTCGGCGCGGCGGCCTTAG
- the ald gene encoding alanine dehydrogenase, producing the protein MKIGCPTEIKPQEFRVGLTPSAALEAVNAGHQVIVQAGAGLGAGFEDSDYEAAGAKIMGTAKEIFAAADMIVKVKEPQAGERKMLREGQLLFTYLHLAPDPEQTKDLLASGATCIAYETVTDRSGGLPLLAPMSEVAGRLAPQVGAWTLQKANGGRGVLMGGVPGVGPARVMVIGGGVVGTHAARIAAGMGADVTVLDRSLPRMRYLDDVYGGTFKTSYASAQNTIELARQADMIIGAVLIPGAAAPKLISRAQLSELKPGAALVDVAIDQGGCFETSKATTHQDPVYEVDGIMHYCVANMPGAVARTSTIALGNATMPFMLDLANKGWRQACADDEHLLNGLNVHAGQLTYHAVGKALGIDVLSPKLALKA; encoded by the coding sequence ATGAAAATAGGTTGCCCAACAGAGATCAAACCACAAGAATTCCGCGTCGGCCTGACGCCCAGCGCCGCGCTTGAAGCGGTCAATGCAGGGCATCAGGTAATCGTGCAGGCGGGGGCCGGGCTTGGTGCCGGATTTGAAGACAGCGATTATGAAGCCGCCGGGGCCAAAATCATGGGCACGGCCAAGGAAATCTTTGCTGCCGCCGATATGATCGTAAAGGTCAAGGAACCTCAGGCTGGCGAGCGCAAGATGCTGCGCGAAGGGCAGTTGCTGTTTACCTATCTGCACCTCGCGCCCGACCCTGAGCAGACCAAGGATTTGCTGGCTTCCGGTGCCACCTGTATCGCCTATGAAACCGTAACTGACCGTTCCGGCGGCCTGCCCCTTCTGGCGCCGATGTCCGAAGTTGCGGGCCGACTGGCCCCGCAGGTAGGCGCATGGACCTTGCAAAAGGCAAACGGCGGGCGCGGTGTTCTGATGGGTGGCGTGCCCGGTGTGGGTCCGGCCCGCGTCATGGTCATCGGCGGCGGTGTTGTTGGCACCCATGCGGCACGGATTGCGGCCGGTATGGGCGCAGATGTGACCGTTCTGGATCGTTCGCTTCCCCGCATGCGTTATCTGGATGACGTCTATGGCGGCACATTCAAAACCTCATATGCCTCGGCGCAGAACACCATCGAACTGGCCCGTCAGGCGGATATGATCATCGGTGCTGTCCTGATCCCCGGCGCGGCAGCCCCCAAACTGATCAGCCGTGCGCAACTAAGCGAGTTGAAACCCGGTGCCGCCCTTGTGGATGTGGCGATTGACCAAGGCGGCTGTTTTGAGACCTCCAAGGCAACCACACATCAGGATCCGGTGTATGAGGTCGATGGCATCATGCACTATTGCGTGGCCAACATGCCGGGCGCGGTTGCGCGGACCTCTACAATCGCCTTGGGCAACGCCACCATGCCTTTCATGCTGGACCTCGCCAATAAGGGCTGGCGTCAGGCCTGCGCGGATGATGAACATCTGCTGAACGGGTTGAACGTCCATGCGGGCCAGTTGACCTACCACGCAGTGGGCAAGGCGCTTGGTATTGACGTGCTGTCACCAAAGCTCGCGTTGAAAGCGTAA
- a CDS encoding Lrp/AsnC family transcriptional regulator — protein sequence MSLDEIDRRILRALQRNGRMSNAELSEDVHLSPSACHRRVQRMEKEGYIRDYVALLDARKLNVPTTVFVEITLRGQADDILDSFEKSVARIPDVLECHLMAGSADYLLKVVAENTEDFARIHRQYLARLPGVQGMQSSFALRTVFKTTALPVG from the coding sequence ATGAGCTTGGACGAGATTGATCGGCGTATTCTACGGGCCTTGCAGCGCAATGGCCGCATGTCGAATGCGGAACTGTCTGAGGATGTGCATCTGTCGCCCTCTGCCTGTCATCGCCGCGTGCAGCGGATGGAGAAGGAAGGGTACATCAGGGATTATGTTGCCCTGCTGGATGCCCGAAAGCTGAACGTGCCGACAACGGTGTTTGTAGAGATCACCCTGCGCGGGCAAGCCGATGATATTCTGGATTCCTTTGAAAAATCAGTGGCGCGGATACCGGATGTACTGGAATGTCATCTGATGGCAGGGTCGGCGGATTACCTGCTGAAGGTGGTGGCCGAAAACACCGAAGATTTCGCACGTATCCACCGGCAATATCTGGCCCGCTTGCCCGGCGTACAGGGGATGCAATCAAGCTTTGCCCTGCGCACGGTGTTCAAGACAACTGCCCTGCCGGTGGGGTAA
- a CDS encoding DUF4214 domain-containing protein gives MSVVDAISITLGVAGAALGVGSIVGGNASDATRDAALADIRNRLADIEGLVTAGIDAQIAESISESQTALNELARFSNTEDAALRQDIGQSAIRLANEGLNGVVGQVRAIKDAGLTFEALAHHYAAVSFAIAARQTVAEVVEDGPMGSPGLHEQIKIALDTLNNDRFFGDDIVSAMENLLYDATNVQYDPPSNPAVPGGRPEQQGEASYIVGEPFSSQSLLAGTAVRITITREVTNAFPLAFESEADFRARIDAAVQAAVDQAVANVKEDYGITGLETLVRDASTFLGQVPENIANTYEYILTGDDDQQTGTSRSDFIDGNRGDDILSGEGGPDAILGGEGNDIISGGAMADVLTGGAGNDVIFAGANMFERGTDDIARYHGLSDDYQVRGGIGYAVVVSPDGARDKLFGVEYIRFDDRIIELDEGSALDGAGAPEDFVTAERVALLYEAALNRDGNIDLPGLNFYIGVTERDSLTDEFLAQDLMTSPEFTASFGDANTLSNAAFLEQIYLNVLDRASDAAGRQFYLDLLNAGTISKALALADIAVSPENTQESTSILMGLYENSSGEWSFL, from the coding sequence ATGAGCGTCGTGGATGCAATTTCTATCACGCTCGGGGTCGCCGGAGCGGCGCTGGGTGTCGGGTCGATTGTCGGGGGGAACGCAAGTGATGCCACGCGGGATGCCGCACTGGCGGATATCAGGAACAGGCTTGCCGATATCGAAGGGCTGGTTACTGCGGGCATTGATGCGCAGATCGCGGAATCGATATCGGAATCCCAGACAGCCCTGAATGAGCTGGCACGTTTCAGCAATACCGAGGATGCGGCACTGCGTCAGGATATCGGGCAATCCGCAATCCGGCTGGCCAACGAAGGGCTGAACGGTGTGGTCGGACAAGTTCGGGCGATCAAGGACGCGGGCCTGACATTCGAGGCGCTTGCACACCATTACGCCGCCGTCAGCTTTGCCATCGCCGCACGGCAGACGGTTGCCGAAGTGGTCGAGGATGGCCCGATGGGCTCTCCCGGTTTGCACGAACAGATCAAAATTGCTTTGGATACGCTGAATAATGACCGTTTCTTTGGTGATGATATCGTCAGCGCGATGGAGAACCTGCTTTATGATGCGACCAATGTGCAATACGACCCACCCTCAAATCCGGCCGTCCCCGGCGGCAGACCGGAGCAGCAGGGAGAAGCCAGCTATATTGTCGGTGAACCTTTCAGCTCCCAGTCGCTGCTAGCCGGCACTGCAGTTCGTATTACGATCACCCGGGAAGTTACCAACGCCTTTCCTTTGGCGTTTGAAAGCGAAGCTGATTTCAGGGCACGCATCGACGCCGCAGTACAAGCGGCAGTGGATCAGGCGGTTGCGAACGTCAAAGAAGATTATGGCATTACCGGATTGGAAACTCTTGTCAGGGATGCCTCGACCTTTCTGGGGCAGGTGCCTGAAAACATTGCAAATACCTATGAATATATCCTGACGGGTGACGACGATCAGCAGACCGGCACGTCCCGATCCGATTTCATAGATGGCAATCGCGGTGACGATATCCTGTCCGGTGAGGGCGGGCCGGATGCGATACTGGGCGGTGAAGGCAACGATATTATTTCTGGTGGTGCGATGGCTGACGTGCTGACCGGTGGTGCGGGCAATGACGTCATCTTTGCGGGTGCGAATATGTTTGAGCGCGGCACCGATGATATCGCGCGGTATCACGGCCTTTCGGATGATTATCAGGTGCGCGGCGGTATTGGTTATGCTGTTGTCGTCAGTCCCGATGGCGCGCGCGACAAACTTTTTGGTGTGGAATACATCCGCTTTGATGACCGTATTATCGAACTGGACGAGGGTTCAGCGCTGGATGGGGCAGGGGCACCGGAAGATTTTGTTACGGCCGAGCGTGTGGCCTTGCTGTATGAAGCGGCGCTGAACCGGGATGGCAATATTGATCTTCCGGGGCTGAATTTCTACATCGGTGTGACGGAGCGGGACAGCCTGACGGACGAATTTCTGGCACAGGATCTGATGACAAGCCCCGAATTCACCGCGAGCTTTGGCGATGCCAACACATTGTCAAACGCGGCCTTCCTTGAGCAGATCTACCTGAACGTGCTTGACCGGGCATCTGACGCGGCAGGGCGGCAGTTCTATCTGGATCTGCTAAATGCCGGAACGATCAGCAAGGCGCTGGCTTTGGCGGATATCGCGGTGAGCCCGGAAAACACACAAGAATCCACCAGTATCCTGATGGGGCTTTACGAAAACTCCTCAGGCGAGTGGAGCTTTTTATAG
- the rpsU gene encoding 30S ribosomal protein S21, whose product MQVSVRDNNVDQALRALKKKLQREGVFREMKLKQHFEKPSEKKAREKAEAIRRSRKLARKKAQREGMM is encoded by the coding sequence ATGCAGGTTAGTGTTCGTGACAACAACGTCGATCAGGCCCTTCGGGCTCTGAAGAAAAAACTCCAGCGCGAAGGCGTATTTCGTGAAATGAAGCTTAAGCAACATTTCGAGAAGCCGTCAGAGAAAAAAGCGCGTGAGAAGGCGGAAGCGATTCGTCGTTCCCGTAAGTTGGCTCGCAAAAAAGCACAGCGCGAAGGTATGATGTAA
- a CDS encoding COQ9 family protein, translating into MSDPKHLLLDAALPHVPFDGWTEATFKAAVSDSSIEPTVARAVCPRGAVDLAVAYHQQGDTQMLAALKSADLNEMRFRDRIAHAVRLRLEAVEDKEAVRRATTLFALPHHAPEGAKLIWATVDQIWNALGDTSDDFNWYSKRMTLSGVYSATVLFWLGDTSEGHAATWAFLDRRIDNVMQIEKVKAQVNKNPALSKLMAGPNWLMGRIKPPARFSKGDFPGSWTAPRD; encoded by the coding sequence ATGTCTGACCCAAAACACCTATTGCTGGATGCCGCATTGCCGCATGTGCCTTTTGACGGCTGGACTGAGGCGACGTTTAAAGCCGCGGTCAGCGACAGTAGCATTGAGCCAACCGTGGCACGCGCCGTTTGTCCCCGCGGGGCGGTGGATCTGGCCGTTGCCTATCACCAGCAGGGCGATACGCAGATGCTGGCGGCGCTCAAATCCGCCGATCTGAACGAAATGCGGTTTCGCGACCGGATTGCCCATGCGGTGCGTTTGCGTCTTGAGGCGGTGGAAGACAAGGAAGCGGTGCGGCGCGCCACAACCCTGTTTGCCTTGCCCCATCATGCGCCAGAGGGGGCCAAGCTGATCTGGGCCACGGTCGATCAGATTTGGAACGCGCTGGGCGATACCTCGGATGATTTCAACTGGTATTCCAAACGCATGACCCTTAGCGGGGTATATTCGGCCACGGTGTTGTTCTGGCTGGGCGATACCAGCGAGGGGCATGCCGCGACCTGGGCATTTCTGGACCGGCGCATTGATAATGTGATGCAGATCGAAAAGGTGAAGGCGCAGGTCAATAAGAACCCAGCACTCAGCAAGTTGATGGCGGGGCCGAATTGGCTGATGGGCCGGATCAAACCACCTGCGCGTTTTTCAAAGGGCGATTTCCCTGGATCATGGACTGCGCCGCGGGATTGA
- a CDS encoding energy-coupling factor ABC transporter ATP-binding protein — protein sequence MSPTAPPLIALRDVSYLPDSEPVLSDITLETDARRIGIVGRNGSGKTTLARVIAGLVGVDDGTVRIGGVDVARDRKAALGAVGILFQNPDHQIIFPTVEEEIAFGLAQQGHSKQEIKTAVSAMLNRFDKAHWAEAAIHQLSQGQRQLVCLMSVLAMAPRVIVLDEPFAGLDIPTTRQLARVLDSLDLCLVLITHDPAMLDGYDRVLWIEAGRILQDGAAEPVLKAFQEQMLQLGDGDDLSDLAS from the coding sequence ATGAGCCCTACTGCGCCTCCGTTGATCGCCCTGCGCGATGTGTCTTATCTGCCGGACAGCGAGCCGGTTCTGTCGGATATCACGCTGGAAACCGATGCGCGCCGCATTGGCATCGTCGGGCGCAACGGCTCTGGCAAGACCACCCTGGCCCGGGTTATTGCGGGGCTGGTTGGCGTGGATGACGGAACCGTGCGCATCGGCGGGGTGGATGTGGCACGGGATCGCAAGGCGGCACTGGGCGCTGTGGGCATCCTGTTTCAGAATCCCGATCATCAGATCATTTTCCCCACCGTCGAAGAGGAAATTGCCTTTGGGCTGGCCCAGCAGGGTCACAGCAAACAGGAAATCAAAACCGCTGTCTCCGCCATGTTGAACCGCTTTGACAAGGCCCATTGGGCAGAGGCGGCAATTCATCAATTGTCACAGGGCCAACGACAGCTTGTCTGCCTGATGTCGGTGCTTGCCATGGCACCGCGGGTGATTGTGCTGGATGAGCCTTTTGCCGGATTGGATATCCCTACTACGCGTCAACTGGCGCGGGTGCTGGACAGTCTTGACCTCTGCCTTGTGCTGATCACTCATGATCCTGCGATGCTGGACGGGTATGACCGTGTGCTGTGGATCGAGGCAGGGCGCATCCTGCAGGATGGTGCGGCGGAACCCGTGCTGAAAGCATTTCAAGAGCAAATGCTGCAATTGGGGGATGGTGATGATCTCTCTGACCTCGCCAGTTAG
- a CDS encoding energy-coupling factor transporter transmembrane component T family protein, giving the protein MISLTSPVRTAAHSWPAGAKLAALCVATVVLFSVQKIGWHLAFMTATALLYALPGRVFFRSGMVRLWGLWPFVALIFVWHVITHDIATGAAICFRMVTAVGLANLVTMTTRLSDMMDVVRVLLSPLNRFGLQSHRIELAMALVIRFTPVLALKGQALVAAWRARSPKRPGWRIIIPFAVLAIDDAEHVAEALRARGGVSR; this is encoded by the coding sequence ATGATCTCTCTGACCTCGCCAGTTAGAACGGCGGCCCATAGCTGGCCTGCGGGTGCTAAGCTGGCCGCCTTATGTGTGGCAACAGTGGTGCTGTTCTCAGTGCAGAAAATCGGCTGGCATCTTGCGTTTATGACGGCGACCGCCCTGCTCTACGCCCTGCCCGGACGGGTGTTTTTCCGCAGTGGCATGGTGCGGCTGTGGGGGCTGTGGCCCTTTGTGGCGCTGATCTTTGTCTGGCATGTGATTACCCATGATATCGCAACCGGGGCGGCAATCTGTTTTCGTATGGTGACGGCGGTTGGGCTGGCCAATCTTGTCACCATGACAACCCGGCTAAGTGATATGATGGACGTGGTGCGCGTCCTGCTGTCACCGCTGAACCGTTTTGGCCTTCAATCTCACCGGATCGAATTGGCGATGGCACTGGTCATCCGGTTCACCCCGGTGCTTGCACTAAAAGGTCAGGCCCTTGTGGCGGCATGGCGGGCGCGCAGCCCGAAACGCCCCGGTTGGCGGATCATCATCCCATTTGCCGTACTGGCAATAGATGATGCAGAACATGTCGCCGAAGCGCTGCGCGCGCGGGGCGGTGTTTCACGTTGA
- a CDS encoding biotin transporter BioY has product MERSIALIAVFAALIAALGLMPTLMLASGIPITAQSLGVMLCGTVLGAKRGGLAALLFVALVALGLPLLAGGRGGLGVFASPTAGFIIGFPIAAFATGFVMEQTRKMSIAVAAGVASVIGGILVLYICGVLGFMMVLNKGLGETLAILGVYVPGDIIKAVLAGLITAGLARARPASVLSRA; this is encoded by the coding sequence ATGGAACGTTCAATTGCCCTTATCGCTGTCTTCGCTGCCCTGATTGCGGCACTTGGCCTGATGCCCACATTGATGCTGGCTTCTGGCATTCCGATTACTGCGCAAAGCCTTGGTGTCATGCTTTGCGGTACCGTGCTGGGAGCGAAACGTGGCGGGCTGGCGGCGCTGCTGTTTGTGGCGCTGGTTGCCCTTGGCCTGCCTTTGCTGGCCGGTGGCCGAGGTGGCCTGGGCGTATTTGCCAGCCCAACAGCCGGATTTATCATCGGCTTTCCGATTGCTGCCTTTGCCACGGGTTTCGTAATGGAACAAACCCGTAAGATGTCGATTGCAGTGGCGGCCGGTGTGGCCTCTGTCATCGGTGGCATTCTGGTGCTTTATATCTGCGGTGTGCTTGGCTTTATGATGGTGCTGAACAAAGGTCTGGGAGAAACACTGGCGATCCTTGGTGTTTATGTTCCGGGTGATATCATCAAGGCCGTATTGGCCGGGTTGATCACTGCGGGTCTTGCCCGTGCCCGTCCCGCCAGCGTGCTGTCGCGCGCCTGA